A region of the Clupea harengus chromosome 7, Ch_v2.0.2, whole genome shotgun sequence genome:
ggccgccagctctgtgggtcacgcaggtgtgtgtcaatggcaacaacgcgggcagatagatttgtgaacggcAAACGGCAGTTTTTCTCaacaaacgaaaatcatggcgtgatttaaacccgacaaaaaacgaaaagttgattccaaaaatggAATgaactgacaagtatgcatttgtgctgcctgtggggagcacaaaaccgatgtgtttaatctgtaaccAGACGGTTGctcttgtcaaaagtggtaacgtgaaacgtcactatgaaaccatgcacacacaaaaatacccgcataactctgaggtaaggggcagaaaaataaaccatctgcaaccatcaataccaagcaacatgaagtgtaatagttagatcagccacacaacaagagcgtgcatacctcaacatactgttgtgagtctgccttttcaaacatgaatattgtgaaaaacaaatacaggagcagactcactaatgaacacttacatcagtgcatccgcctggccttcacaccttttaagcccaagtttaaaccacaaaaaaagtgtcacctttcacacaaataaggccagactacatcaccttttgtgcatagttcgaacgtttttgttggagttatgtttttggattttgccgtcactgttccggaccctggactgaatgaaAATTTGGCGAGTgaaccttttgggtttctaattgagtacccctgccctATTGCATATAGCCTtgtttaagacgttgatctagctttcaatttggctgcaagaacgtagcccatccgcctggctcccaacatagaactatttaaacactccctcaaaacccacctgttcaatctcgccttcacctgaccatcctgttcaacctcgcctttacctgaccatcccctgctccctcccctccactaatagactagttgctacttttcttttttatataatgttctgtttgtctgtttgtccgaccctttttgttatattttagtgttgtcttgtcatgcttgtcctaaaatgtcaaagcgactttgggtacatagaaaagcgctataaaaaattgaagtattattattattattattattaaaatgaaaCTGTAGAGAGAAAACGCTATACATGCAAAATAACCTACAATTTCACTAATGTGGCCTATATGATCATGAGGTCatgtcaccatgtagttttcattaatatcttgCTGTAGGCTAATACTAATTTCATttgaatgccccccccccccccaccaccaccaccaccatggtcatacacttattctatCCCATACTCTCtgctagcattttcctgcaatgCAAATAATTGTGAGACTGTGGAAAACAGAGAGCACTGATAACAGGAGGGCGgggcagaccaggctgggtcGTGACATCATATATATACAATGTTTGCTTTACATTTACCACAGGTGTGCTAGCATGCCCATCCTTATATGATGTCTAAAGGTTAGTTAGACCCTTGCTCTATCTGAAAGGAGCAGAGTTCCTCCCTGTTTTCATGTTACATGCTCTCTTTATCGTCTCAAACCCTTTTGCACTGGAAAGAATCATCTGGTTTGGCTTGATAGGGCAAGTTCTTCAGAGCTATTAGGCATAGCTGGGAGAGTCCAACGCCCTCCGATCCAGGAAAGGAGATTTCTTTGCCGTCTCTGAGGTGAGTTCCCTCATCATGCATGTGAATAGCTTTGGGAGTCGAGAGAAGCACTGTGTAACCATGAAGCCATGATTTACTCTGAACTGAACTCTGCTCATACTGTGATACGATGAAATTACACGCAGGTTTTTGTTACGCTGCAAGTCGTTTTTTCTGATGTCGGtactttttaaaatgaactTGCCGTCTCTGTTCTGGCATAAaaggggaggagtttgatggGAGGGACAAGAAATATATTATTTGCACAGATCCGGTGGGCAACGGATCTCTGAACGTGGGCATGGCCGGACGTAGGGGATTGtataaagaagaggagaaaatccCATGTAAGCCTGTTCAATGGCACTTCTCATCCAGAAAGAAGAATTTTCATTAATAATCatggatggattaacgaacgggcctaccgggcccaggcccaggggcccatgagctcaaggggcccctaagccagagcctctgcgtgaagtcgctgttatgtatctcttatttgtggttgaaaaaggtgtattttgttaatttgctaaaGGCTTTAATTGaatgtacctgtgctgtgttagaaaatgtgcatgtgcgccaggggcgtaactatagacaatgcagccagtgCGGAAGGTTCATAGGCAGAGCAGACCCTGCTCTCtacatttttgaacatttggatgtcaaagtgtcgcaagtttaatgcgacagtgatccaGGATGATTTTTTATGGACTATCTAATATACCTTATGCTATtgattccctcaaaatggcaaacctgtctctgtcatggttttcataatttttaggggtaaatcgtcagtagcaatctataacacaattatatgcttatcgtacatacactatagaaactattaaaaagccgattcaattaaatgaataatttcttatttgttatttttgtcatatacggatatgcaatgatgattgctgggtaatatgtatcttgttcgcccatgtcaagtctctatttgatcatgtgacgatatgatatagctagtttaggcgcagaatctgaacgtcaagacctacaagctgactgagcacagccggAGGCACAGTACACTAGCCGAAcaacgcctttcaaacataaaagtggtgatgcatgatttgctctttcaatggacaggatagccagcccattcagcctctcctgccccatgctgctcaggtaggtcttaatcagtttcaatttggaaaagaatcactcggctgttgccctgtcacatgtaatgtcagaaacaatagcagggcagtgcaccgaaggtggatgttacagagtaaactttgacctgtttactttcccaatacataagccaaagtatctaattcgaccgttaaatccaacacattgttggtaaaatatatatatacgcctaatggtgtttgtgtgtgcgtgcgtgttttgcgagtgcacaattatttttttcgcAAAGGGGGCgggctttaacatgtccaggcccaaaggcccgtggtttcttaatccgtccatggtaATAATATAACACTCGATGAGAAACTACGATACCTAACCAAACTGAATACTTTCAGGATGAATTAATGTCCATCTttgtgtatcatgtgtgtgtaaaaatgccATCATTTCACCCTTAATACCCATCACCCCTCTATCCAGCTAGCTAATATTGCGATAGCAGACTGACGTTAGCTTTAGACTGCCTTAAGAGACCAGTTTACAAGGTAACACTAGCCTTGTTTACTACTAGACTGTTTCTGGTATGGTGCCTGGTTAGCTGCATCAATATCTTCCCTGCTTAATTTTTTATTTCGTGATGTATATATTCAAGCATCATTTTATTATCTAGTCTTGAACGGGAATTCCATAAACAGACACTGTGCTGTTGGCAAACCGATAGATCTGTTAGGGAGACAAAAACTACAGAGTAGTTTTATGAGGTtaggaaatgtaaaacaaattgtGAAACTTACAAAATCCCACATTGAAAAAGACTGACATGAAGAAACTTGAAAAAGCAAAAAACCATCTTTTCAGTGCCCAAGTTAACTTTAATACAATTGCTTCCATACCAATGTTCTATTTGtcagtttagtttgtttttttaatgccacatttggagtctctgttttagctccataCAGTCTAACCCACTTGTGGAGAGCCATGCTGAGGAAGATACACCAGTATCCCACCCCAAATCCCTTGACTCCCTGCCTTTTTCTAGCCCGAGACCCAATCCCAAGGGCCCAGCACCCAAACCACCTACTCGACCCCCACCCTCATTCCCCACTTTTTCTCCTGCCTGCCCAACTATCACAGAGATTAAAAAACTCCCTGAAGAAATTTACAGACAGCTCTGAGTTGCCGTTCAGAAGTGCTAACCCTGAGTTTTGGCGAGTAACCGTGCGCTACTTCTCAGGTCCTGTTCGCCatgtcaggatttattttccgatactgaccgGCACACTTTACATCATCACTTACTAATTTAGAGTATGTTACATATCAACATGAATCTGGTAAACCCTCTAAATTCACTGTGAAGCTAGCTCTTCTGAACGTTAGAGCTCTTCTAAACAAGCCGCATGTCTCACACAGGTTGTATTAATCTGTTAATATGGAGGCCAAAATGGTTCCGTAACCGTCATGCACAGGTGAGATAAGCAGTGTGGCACGGGCCTTAGAGAGTCATAAACAATCATATGAGTGCTCTCTTTGAGCAGGCACTTAATTACCTTGAGTCAACTATCAGACTCTGTAGATGATTTGCTGAATAATTGTTAAGACAGTCACTGACAAACAGAAAGTACCATGGTAACAAAATCCAACTATTAAACTCCTAAAAAGAGAGAGTaggaagactgaaagaaaatggCTTCAAGTACAAATTGTGAGATCTGAAATAATGTAATGACATGGCACATGAATAAACAGTTTATGAATACAATAAATGTTAGCTTAAATGTTACAAGAgtcagtcaaactgaatgtaCTATACAACCAAAATGaagtacaactgtaaataatagcAAGTTAATACATAGGTTGAATGCCAATTAGACCGAATTCCCTTAAATGACCaaataaacctgaatgcatgagataaaaaataacataacctgagatgaataaCCAATCCTGAAATGAATGGGGGAGAGAaatggtgaaggagagacagacagaatgaaacaATAAGAgtgcaggggaggagaggccaCCATCTACCCTTGATGCCCCAACataacccccccctcccccccatctaCCCTGGTCATCTGGGTATGCCCAGGCAGAGGTTACAATGGCTAATAAAATTACACAGCTAGTGGCAGTTAGTCTAACTGTGACCTGGCTCTGGGGTGCCTAATAGCAACCAATGCATTGGGGTTGCTGTGAACACAAACAGTCCAGGTTGAAAAGCTGTGGTCTGACAGCTACATTCTGACCCCCTGGCGAAAGACTGTGAATGATTCAATCCAGAATACAGAATATAGACATTCTAGGAGGGAGATCTGCCTTACAGTGACATTATGCACCTTCAAATAActgcttcaaaatcattttggtggtacactgacttgtaatatggAGAATGACATCGTATCTATCCCTTTGGGGTACAGGGTGAGAGACAATGAGTAATGGCTGAAcgtgagcagtatttcagcaaaattaAGATGTGTTAATCCTGTTCAGATTGTAGATGCTGTATCCCAGCGGACTGAACAAACATGAtgcagaggaagctggcgcTGCTGGTTGGCATCGGTGCCTTGACCGTCCTCCTGATGCTGAGGTGGGAGCACGTGATGACCTTAGTGAACCTCATGAGCAGCAAACAACCTTCAGCTGAGCCTGAACTGCCCCCGGACACCATCACCCCCATCCCAGGCTCCAGGCACCTCATGGTGTCTGCCTTTAAGGACCACAGACTGGGCGGGGCCATCAGGGTGAGCAGCATCATCTGCAGGCAGGAGCTGCAGCCGCTCTACTGTGTCCTATGTGCTAACACTGACGCTAAGGCTGTTGGTGCTCTGAATCAGTGCGCATTTTCACAGGCAAAAGTTGACGTGCACAGCGAAAGCTTCGGTTTTCCTTTTGTTACTTCAGACGTGTTGTGTATGAGTCCAGCGTTGCAGCAAGCCACACATGTCAGCATAACAGCTAACCCATACGccaatttgacatttttatcaATCCACAACCAGGAGGTCAAGGAATCGTTTAGGTACAACTTTACTGTATGCATATCTAGCCTTTTTGGGGAGTACAATAATGCCCTCCAATTTGCACAAACCATGGAGATGTACAAGCTTATAGGGGTTCAGAGGGTTGTCATCTACAACACCAGCTGTGGACCAGACATAGAGAAAATTCTCAAGTACTACAGGAAAGAGGGCATGCTGGAGGTTGTGCCTTGGCCAATAGACAAGTTCCTAACGCCCTCTACTGGGTGGAAATATGACTTACACCATGGGGACATTCATTATTATGGACAGCTCACCACTCTGAACGAATgcatatacagatacatgtaccaGTCAAAGTACCTCCTGCTGAATGACATTGATGAGATCATTATGCCTTACAAGCATGCCAACCTGGAGAAGTTAATGGGCActttacagcagcagcatcccaacGCAGGGGTTTTCAGGTTTGAGAACCATCTCTTCCCCAAAACGCAGTTTGATGACAGCGGCCGATTTCGTCTGCCTCGGTGGAGGAGTGTGCCTGGTGTGAACATCCTGGAGCATGTCTATCGAGAACCGAGTAGAAAGGACGTGTTTAAAGAATGGAAGCTGATCATCAACCCCCGGAGCGTAGAGCAGACTTCAGTACACTCCACGCTGAAGCAGTTCGGACTCGTCTTTAAAGTTCCGTCTGATGTATGCCGCATCATCCATGTCAGGGAGCCAAGGCAAGCCCAACTCTCCAAAGACCAGCTGTTCGTCGACAAAAAACTTTGGGAATTTGAGGAGCTTTTGATTCCCAGTATCGATCGCGCACTGAATGAATCAGGTGTGTTGTAAAATACTGATGCTTCCTACGGTGAATTAGCCGTTTGGTAACGCTGTATATATTCTGTTTTGCCtcatacaaaaaaaaccttgtggGCTAGGgtgtgctatagctccccctggattagccatagcacccacaagaaaataatggtttatttattattgttatttaatttcatgttgcgctatttattgtgtgataataacaggggcggctcgtccataagggcgattggggcgacgcactgcctaggggaaaagggggaaaaaaaaaaaaactccttatgtataaacgcaatatcattgtaagtcgcgtaaatgacacgtacatttaaatgtaatatttttttttctgtcggattctaccactagaccgtctgatctgcctctgtatgtcattgtcgaatcaggtaacagtcgttcagtcagcctaaagtcgtgcttcaaatggccccaccccttctggggcgatttggggcgaaatgaaaatcgccccagacctctcccattgactcccatgttaaatcc
Encoded here:
- the LOC116221132 gene encoding uncharacterized protein LOC116221132, with protein sequence MMQRKLALLVGIGALTVLLMLRWEHVMTLVNLMSSKQPSAEPELPPDTITPIPGSRHLMVSAFKDHRLGGAIRVSSIICRQELQPLYCVLCANTDAKAVGALNQCAFSQAKVDVHSESFGFPFVTSDVLCMSPALQQATHVSITANPYANLTFLSIHNQEVKESFRYNFTVCISSLFGEYNNALQFAQTMEMYKLIGVQRVVIYNTSCGPDIEKILKYYRKEGMLEVVPWPIDKFLTPSTGWKYDLHHGDIHYYGQLTTLNECIYRYMYQSKYLLLNDIDEIIMPYKHANLEKLMGTLQQQHPNAGVFRFENHLFPKTQFDDSGRFRLPRWRSVPGVNILEHVYREPSRKDVFKEWKLIINPRSVEQTSVHSTLKQFGLVFKVPSDVCRIIHVREPRQAQLSKDQLFVDKKLWEFEELLIPSIDRALNESGVL